In Acidaminococcales bacterium, the genomic window CGGGCGAGTTTCCCCGCCCCTCATAACTTATGCGGTTCGGCCGGTAAACCGCGCGCGCCCGCAATTCCCTTATCTTCTCTTCCTTGGCTTTTATCAACTTATGTATTCGGTCAAGCTGACGCAAATAATCCTTGGCTTTCAACCTGTTTCCCTCCCTTTTGCTTTGTTCCCGCGCGCCGCGCCGCTTAAAAAGCCTCTTCAAAAGTCGCGCCCAAAAACAGCGCTACCTCGTCCCCCTCGTTTTTCAGCGTTTCATAACAATCCATGCAAATGTACGCCCGCGCTGCCCGGAAACGGTTGTCCCGCAGCACTCGGTCCCCGTCATAGATATCCTTTTCACAAATAACGCAGCGGCAAAGCGGCCCTTGCAAAAAATCACGCCAATATTGCCTGCTTGTGCCACTACATTGCCTATCCATAACTAAACGCCCCCAATCAAAAATTTTTCTTTCCGCCGGATGGCCGGCGGAAACCTTTTTGTATCCTTTGCGACACTTAACGGGCAAAAAAAATCCTCGCCACCTCTTCAGCCGACATAGCCAGCACCCGCGCCAACATGCCGGCCTCCCTGACCGTAAAAGATGTTTTGCCGCCGACCTTGCGGTACAAAGCGCTTCTGCTGATTTTGCAGGCCCGCGCCAACTTTGTCATGCCGTAACCTTTAGATGCCATAAACTTGCGCAAAAAATCCCCGTCCAAAGCATGTCCCCTCCTTTTGTGTCCTTTACGACACTTAAATCATAACAAAAAACCTGCAACCTGTCAACTCCTTTGCGACACTTTTTTTATTTTTTGCAAATTTATGTTGCCTAAAAGCAACAAACATACTATAATACATAATGGCAGGTAAGTTGCATCAGTATTCAGGGGAAAAATATGGACATTAAACATCGGATATACAGCAGAAGAAAACAACTGGATTTGACGTTGGAAGAAGTGGCGCAAGTGGCCGGCGTAGGAAAAAGCACGGTCCGCAAATGGGAAACGGGCGAAATCGACAACATGAAGCTTGACAAGATAGAACTGTTGGCCAAAGCCCTGCGCACCAGCCCCGCTTGGCTCATGGGCTGGGAGGGCGGCCGGCAGCCGGCGCAAGGCGGCGCTTTTGGCAAAAAACTGGCCGGGCTGCGCGCGGAAAAAAGCCTGACGCAAAAAGATCTGGCCATCGCCCTGAAAACCGAACAGCAAACCATAAGCGATTGGGAAACGGGCCGGGCCGAGCCTGACCACGCGGCGTTAGTCATGGTTGCCGAACACTTCGGCGTCTCCATTGACTTTCTGCTTGACCGCACCAGCGTGCGCGCCCCGATTGCCACCATCGCCGCGCACATGATCAATCCCCGGGGCGAACTCACCTCTGAAGAAGAAGAAGAACTGACCGAATACTTGAAATTCATGCGGGAGAAAACCGCCAGAAAAAAGCGCGGCACATAACCCGCCGCCGAACCTTCTTTTGTAACCTTTTTGACACGAGGCGGCCATGCAATCTCTACTTAACCTTGCCGAGCGGGAACAAATAATTATAGCATATGACAATATCGCCAAGCGCTTCAAAACTCTCGGCCTTTACGACAGCGACGGCGTGAACAGGCAAATCATCTTGCACACGGAACTAAAGAACTATCCGCGCCTGCATAAATGTATATTGTCCGAAGAACTCGGGCATCATTTCACTTCGGTCGGCACCAGTTTTTACAAAGCGGCCAACTGCCGCTTCTGGAAACTCAACCACATAAAAACCGAACTTCGGGCGCTAAAATGGTCCTGCTTTTACCTCATGCCCGACAGCAACCTGCTGCATGCCGTTCACGCCGAACGCCTGTGCACCGTAGAAGAACTTGAAGATTACTTTGAGGTTACCCACGAATTGTTGCTTTTCCGGCTGCGCTATGCGAAAAAGCTGGATTTTCCCGACTTGGATCTCCTTCTGCAAAGCGAAGAGCGCCATGTCCTGAAATTGGCGGAAACACTTACGGACAGCGGCTGTTAAAAATAGCGCGGCGGCGGAAGCAATCCCTTCTTGTGCCGCCGCCGACAACCAACTGCTCCTGCCGCTTGGCCAAAAGCAGTCAAAAAACCCGCCGACAACCTGCATCCGTTTGGCTATGGGCGGGAACAATATTTTTGCGCTTTCATGGTACCGGCAGCGCTGTTTTTGCTTGGCGGCTGCTTCGCCGTCACGGAAGCTGCGGAGAAAATGTCCTCGCCGCCGCTTCTCCCGGCCCTTTGTGGCCGGCTTTGCCCATGCTCGCCTTTTCCTTCCTATTGGAATGTTGCTCCTTTTTCGCAGCCTTATAAAGAAACGGCAAAAGCTAAAGCGGCGGCAGCCTGCTGTCCGCCATGAAAGCAGAGCCGAAAAACGGCCTTTCGGCCAAAGAAAGCGCCGAAGCGACAAACGCGAGCGAAAGGCGCGCGCTGCTGCCGGCGGCTTGTTGAACTATAGGCGGCCGCCAACAATCCATTGCGGCGCTGCGCCGGATTTTTTGCCTTCCGGGGCAAATCCGGCGCTTGCGCGGCTCGCAAGCGATTATCGGATGTTCCCTATATCGTAGTCCTCCAACTTCACGTCCATGAATTTTATCTTTTCAAACTTGCTCTCCCGGGGCACGGGATAAGTGCAGTCAAAACCCACCTTTGCGCCCAACCCATTGTCAATGGCCGGGTTAAGCTCATGCCCCAGCATGCCCGGCACAACGACAATGTCGGCGGCGGGATCGCAGCGGGTGATCAGCGCGCGCTCCACGTCCACGGCGTCCGTGATGTCAACGTCGCCGTTCACGGCGGTTACCGCCTGCAGCGGCGGGAAAGCGGCGAAAGTGGCGATTATGGCGTTTTTGCTCATGCCGTTGAGCGGCGGGTCAATCTGAATGACCGCATGATAAAAACCGCAGCCGCCGTGCGTCAAGTACACGGCTTTCAGCCCTTTCACCTGTTTGGAAACTGTTTCAAAAATACTGGCCTCGGCGGTAAGCCCCACCGAATTCCAAACCTCCGCCCCGGGCAGCAGGGAATGCAGCAGCGGATTTTCGGCGTGAGTTATCGCTTTCACATCCACCACCCAGCGATCGG contains:
- a CDS encoding helix-turn-helix domain-containing protein, which translates into the protein MDGDFLRKFMASKGYGMTKLARACKISRSALYRKVGGKTSFTVREAGMLARVLAMSAEEVARIFFAR
- a CDS encoding helix-turn-helix domain-containing protein, with product MDIKHRIYSRRKQLDLTLEEVAQVAGVGKSTVRKWETGEIDNMKLDKIELLAKALRTSPAWLMGWEGGRQPAQGGAFGKKLAGLRAEKSLTQKDLAIALKTEQQTISDWETGRAEPDHAALVMVAEHFGVSIDFLLDRTSVRAPIATIAAHMINPRGELTSEEEEELTEYLKFMREKTARKKRGT
- a CDS encoding cation transporter codes for the protein MCRRRQPTAPAAWPKAVKKPADNLHPFGYGREQYFCAFMVPAALFLLGGCFAVTEAAEKMSSPPLLPALCGRLCPCSPFPSYWNVAPFSQPYKETAKAKAAAACCPP